In Astatotilapia calliptera chromosome 23, fAstCal1.2, whole genome shotgun sequence, a genomic segment contains:
- the dot1l gene encoding histone-lysine N-methyltransferase, H3 lysine-79 specific isoform X5, whose protein sequence is MGRNTGSTHWKEVIFCLKSGKKESPTQEVDHQLKERFANMKEGGKIVSSKPFAPLNFRINSRNLSDIGTIMRVVELSPLRGSVSWTGKPVSYYLHTIDRTILENYFASLKNPKLREEQEAARRRQQKDSKSNSTTPTKPKEPNKQDSCGEEERPSLVTVVKPSAKPRRTRLLAKGRKLNNKKRGRPKKATPAAEKKNKKNQSALDLLHAKTLSAAPPQDAYRPPQNPFYQLPPKVQHYTPSQLLLSPTPPGLEKLLDNIKIQYLQFMAYMKTPQYRSNLQQLLDQEKQKHRDLSGQAEQLHLVCQSHKEKIKGLFQTKLDELGVKALTVEDLLQAQKEISAHNLQLKEQTKQLERDMALLRDHSLLLLKSRCEELKLDWGSLCLESLLKEKQALRKQISEKQRHCLELQISIVELEKSQRQQELLQLKSYSPGESSPYRKNLESRASTDVDSSKLGLSTAPVLNGVSPEFTINGTSSPCFDRVNSKGELLSRYLPISPDHELVAATPDARQRQQSFSHALPDYTRFSPAKIALRRHLNQDPTASAHLRGPGLTTHRDLGGVNSPLGAKQNCPSPNGCDAQNNLKSSERGIKERSPSVQGDNSITSLPISIPLSTVHPSKLPVSIPLASVVLPSRAERLRSTPSPVSQTGQTNGYSSISSMMNGGLHPEDHNGTSSPPPHSNTLTMGRGGPTQSPPLSTGGVLQYADGPPRIVPEDGPEGQGGESDAEAQESELRRRIFFSSSSSSSSSSSSSGSGGSAAGGSRLHHHTGNPAKQGYHSNHGNHHHQSPSTQHAHTPTHTSSSHSSHSLCSQEGRKRGRRKRGNPGPVMASGSPKRRSFPGLSSSNHSSGSPLNINSMVNNINQPLEISAISSPEQSSRSPVGPDLDQPPILKRERPLEMNGTGRYSTAPSSDDEDSGYPVDSSSSRIERKIATISLESRDGSGRLGDGERGRKSGSSSGNSTGSEASSSSSLSSTSKWKSTFSPISDPKQPNSDLRQGGSPFGIGGSGRGTDSDSDHKQQQVRKGSDGESSYSNPNPFLSQEASTRGGSSSAGGAQGGSNSDQRQTLQKQKASRDWELKNSGNLASQNLFISAAASSGGGILSGKVGGSPVAVSSSTGSSVGQYLGAQFPLGGTSVLQSLFGAQTGGSMVTGTPRLVNGHSALGSFSSAGLAGGAAGGIFHHVVPSVSSHQFGATLPTSGGLNSLLSLPSSSSSTSSQTQQHTTPQPASTRLAPVSSPMPLSLSQAQHSRTQSVLHSPSPPTLSLPPPPPLHSVPSSSTSTHSDSPASSRSDSLHSSRLSLSSLHHQRAQSSLSISSSTSAASVSAAASLSSSSLSASSASSSRPFAVHYSPRLPPPPPTSSSGGAGSMWRTQSMHGTYTTSQLPSSRPR, encoded by the exons GAGGGAAAATTGTATCCTCCAAACCCTTTGCACCTTTAAACTTCAGAATCAACAGTCGAAACTTGAGTG ATATTGGCACAATTATGCGTGTGGTGGAGCTTTCTCCACTCAGAGGCTCTGTTTCCTGGACTGGAAAGCCAGTTTCCTACTACCTGCATACCATAGACCGCACCATA CTTGAAAACTACTTTGCTAGTCTCAAAAATCCTAAACTCAGG GAGGAGCAAGAGGCAGCTAGAAGACGTCAGCAGAAGGACAGTAAAAGCAATAGTACCACGCCTACAAAACCCAAGGAACCAAACAAG CAGGACTCCTGTGGTGAAGAGGAGCGTCCTAGCTTGGTGACTGTGGTCAAGCCCTCCGCTAAACCGAGAAGAACGCGACTCCTGGCCAAAGGTCGCAAGCTGAACAATAAGAAACGTGGTCGACCCAAGAAAGCTACTCCAGCTGCtgagaagaaaaataagaagaatcAGAGTGCGTTGGATTTGCTGCATGCCAAGACCCTTTCTGCAGCACCCCCTCAGG ATGCATACCGACCACCTCAGAATCCCTTCTACCAGCTACCTCCCAAGGTCCAGCACTATACCCCTAGTCAACTTCTGCTGAGCCCAACTCCCCCTGGTTTGGAAAAACTGCTAG ACAATATCAAAATTCAGTACCTCCAGTTTATGGCCTACATGAAGACTCCTCAGTACCGCTCCAACCTGCAACAACTTTTAGACCAAGAGAAG CAAAAACACAGGGACCTATCAGGGCAGGCGGAGCAGCTCCATTTGGTCTGTCAGTCTCACAAGGAGAAGATCAAAGGTCTCTTTCAGACTAAACTGGATGAG CTGGGAGTAAAAGCCCTGACTGTGGAGGACCTCCTTCAGGCCCAGAAGGAGATATCAGCCCATAACCTTCAGCTGAAGGAGCAAACCAAGCAGCTTGAGAGAGATATGGCTTTGCTGAGAGACCACAGCTTGCTGCTG CTGAAGTCTCGATGTGAGGAGTTGAAGCTGGACTGGGGCTCTTTGTGTCTGGAGAGTTTGTTGAAAGAGAAGCAGGCCCTGCGCAAACAGATCTCCGAGAAGCAGAGACATTGCTTGGAGTTGCAG ATAAGCATTGTGGAGCTGGAGAAAAGTCAAAGGCAGCAGGAGCTACTTCAGCTGAAATCCTACAGCCCTGGCGAAAGTTCCCCGTATAGAAAAAACCTGGAATCTCGCGCTTCCACAGACGTGGACTCTTCTAAGCTCGGCCTGTCTACAGCCCCAGTTCTCAACGGTGTTAGCCCAGAGTTTACTATCAACGGCACCAGCTCACCTTGTTTTGACCGGGTTAACTCCAAGGGTGAGCTTCTTTCTCGGTACCTGCCCATATCTCCGGACCATGAATTAGTGGCTGCCACCCCTGATGCCCGACAGAGGCAGCAAAGCTTCTCTCATGCTCTTCCTGACTACACGCGCTTCTCCCCTGCCAAGATTGCCTTGCGTAGGCACCTTAACCAGGATCCTACTGCCTCTGCTCACTTAAGAGGTCCAGGGCTGACCACACATAG GGATCTGGGTGGTGTTAACTCTCCACTTGGAGCCAAACAGAACTGCCCCTCTCCCAACGGATGTGATGCTCAGAATAATCTCAAAAGCTCAGAGAGG GGCATTAAAGAGAGGAGTCCATCTGTTCAGGGAGACAACAGCATTACAAGCCTTCCTATTAGTATCCCACTGAGCACTGTTCACCCAAGTAAATTACCAGTTAGCATCCCACTGGCCAGTGTGGTGCTACCCAGTCGTGCTGAGAGACTG AGAAGTACTCCGAGTCCTGTGTCACAGACCGGTCAGACCAATG GATATTCATCCATCTCCAGCATGATGAATGGAGGTCTGCACCCCGAGGACCATAATGGCACTTCTTCACCACCTCCACACAGCAACACTTTAACAATGGGCCGAGGCGGTCCGACCCAGAGCCCCCCTCTCAGCACTGGGGGGGTGCTCCAGTATGCCGACGGACCCCCGAGGATTGTTCCAGAAGATGGACCGGAGGGCCAAGGAGGTGAATCGGACGCAGAAGCCCAGGAGAGTGAACTGCGAAGGAGgatctttttctcctcctcttcttcttcatcctcgtcttcctcttcgTCAGGCAGCGGGGGCAGCGCAGCCGGAGGATCTCGCCTCCACCACCACACCGGCAACCCGGCCAAGCAGGGATACCACAGTAACCATGgaaaccaccaccaccaatcGCCCAGCACGCAGCACgctcacacacccacacatacgTCGTCATCGCACTCCTCTCACAGCCTCTGCTCTCAAGAGGGACGCAAGCGGGGGAGACGGAAACGTGGCAACCCAGGGCCTGTTATGGCCAGTGGATCCCCAAAGAGAAGATCATTCCCTGGGCTCAGCTCCAGCAACCACTCCTCAGGATCGCCACTCAATATCAACTCCATG GTGAACAACATCAACCAACCTCTGGAGATCTCTGCCATCTCCTCTCCAGAGCAATCAAGCCGCAGCCCCGTTGGGCCTGACCTAGACCAACCTCCCATCTTGAAGAGAGAGCGCCCCCTGGAGATGAACGGCACGGGTCGATATTCCACAGCACCCAGCTCAGACGATGAGGACTCGGGTTATCCTGTTGACAGCTCCAGTTCTCG aattGAAAGAAAAATAGCCACTATATCGTTGGAGAGCAGAGATGGATCTGGTAGACTCGGAGATGGTGAACGAG GGAGAAAATCAGGAAGCAGCAGTGGTAACAGCACCGGCAGTGAAGCCTCCTCATCGTCATCTTTGTCCTCTACCAGCAAATGGAAATCCACCTTTTCACCCATTTCTGATCCCAAACAACCCAACTCTGACCTGAGACAGGGGGGCTCTCCGTTTGGCATCGGGGGTTCGGGTCGGGGCACAGACTCAGATTCTgaccacaaacagcagcaggtgagGAAAGGGAGCGATGGAGAGTCCAGCTACAGCAATCCAAACCCTTTCCTCAGTCAGGAGGCAAGCACCAGGGGTGGAAGCAGCAGTGCTGGTGGTGCTCAAGGAGGAAGCAATTCAGACCAGCGCCAGACCCTCCAGAAGCAGAAGGCCTCCCGTGACTGGGAGCTGAAGAACAGCGGCAATCTGGCCAGTCAGAACCTCTTCATTTCTGCTGCCGCCAGCAGTGGAGGAGGCATTCTTAGTGGGAAAGTGGGAGGCAGTCCTGTAGCTGTTTCCTCGAGCACTGGGTCGTCTGTGGGGCAGTACCTGGGGGCTCAGTTCCCACTTGGAGGAACCTCAGTCTTGCAATCTTTGTTTGGGGCCCAGACTGGTGGATCCATGGTGACTGGGACCCCTCGGCTTGTCAACGGACACTCTGCCCTAGGAAGCTTCTCCAGTGCTGGGTTGGCAGGGGGAGCAGCTGGAG GTATATTTCACCACGTGGTTCCCTCAGTGTCCTCCCATCAGTTTGGGGCAACGCTCCCCACCTCAGGAGGCCTCAACTCTCTGCTCAgtctcccctcctcctcttcctctaccTCCTCCCAAACCCAGCAACACACCACTCCCCAGCCAGCCTCCACGCGCCTGGCGCCCGTGTCCTCGCCTATGCCCCTCTCGTTATCCCAGGCCCAGCACAGCCGCACGCAGTCAGTCCTGCATAGCCCCTCTCCTCCCACGCTCTCCCTGCCCCCTCCTCCACCCCTGCATAGCGTCCCCTCCTCGTCGACATCCACGCACTCTGACTCCCCAGCATCTTCTCGATCAGACTCCCTCCACTCCTCGCGtctgtccctctcctctctccaccaTCAGAGAGCACAATCATCCCTCTCCATCTCATCCTCTACCTCTGCTGcttctgtctctgctgctgcatccctttcctcttcctctctctcagcctcctctgcctcctcctctcgTCCATTTGCAGTGCACTACTCCCCCCGTCTGCCCCCTCCGCCACCGACCAGCAGTTCTGGTGGTGCTGGGAGCATGTGGAGGACTCAGAGCATGCATGGTACCTACACCACCTCCCAGCTCCCCAGCTCCCGACCTAGATAG
- the amh gene encoding muellerian-inhibiting factor — protein MLGLLVLYSEALTLCWTLQPAQDPTVTEYSLPSAMTPSSPSAAAAAPHAAPCFVEDIFAALREGVGDSGELTNSSLVLFGFCSQSAHSSASLSLDLANKKSSLEVLHPAAVHVSEEEEQGTITLTFDLPRSPSLRTNPVLLLAFESPLARGDLEVAFTSRSLQPNTQAVCISGDTQYVLLTGKSSEGSVNDRWQITAETKPPHMKQNLKSILIGEKSGSNISMSPLLFFSGGTGTDTRCASGSPPASLQTSFLCEMKRFLGGVLPQEHFASPPLPLDSLQSLPPLSLGLSSSETLLAVMINSTAPTVFGFTSWSSVLPVCHGELALSAALLEELRQKLDQTLVQMTDLIREEEVSPGAKESLGRLKELSALQKKEHATGGSQFRAFLLLKALQTVAQTYDAQRKLRATRADPSSSVRGSVCGLRALTVSLTKLLVGPSSANINNCHGSCAFPLTNGNNHAILLNSHIESGNAGERSPCCVPVAYEALEVVDWNADGTFISIKPDAVARECGCR, from the exons ATGTTGGGTCTGCTCGTTCTTTACAGCGAGGCGCTGACGCTCTGCTGGACCCTGCAACCGGCCCAGGACCCCACAGTAACCG AGTACTCACTCCCATCAGCGATGACCccatcatcaccatcagcagcagcagcagcgcctCATGCTGCACCATGCTTCGTGGAGGACATCTTTGCAGCGTTGCGTGAGGGTGTGGGGGACAGCGGCGAACTGACAAACAGCAGTTTGGTTCTGTTTGGATTCTGCTCACAGTCTGCCCACTCATCAGCCTCGCTCTCGTTAGACCTCGCTAACAAGAAGAGCAGCTTGGAGGTTCTGCACCCAGCTGCAG TACATGTatcagaggaagaggagcaaggAACAATcacactgacctttgacctcccacGGTCTCCTTCGCTCAGGACGAACCCCGTGCTGCTCTTGGCCTTTGAAAGTCCACTGGCACGAGGAGACCTGGAAGTTGCTTTCACTAGTCGGTCTCTGCAGCCAAACACGCAG GCTGTGTGCATTTCAGGAGACACGCAGTATGTACTGCTGACAGGAAAATCATCAGAGGGGAGCGTTAATGACAGGTGGCAGATTACTGCTGAGACAAAACCCCCTCATATGA AACAAAACCTAAAAAGCATCTTGATTGGTGAAAAATCAGGAAGTAACATCAGCATGAGTCCACTTCTGTTTTTCTCCGGGGGAACGGGAACTGATACGAG ATGTGCTTCGGGCTCGCCCCCGGCATCTCTGCAAACCTCCTTCCTTTGTGAGATGAAACGCTTCCTGGGTGGTGTTCTGCCTCAGGAACACTTCGCATCCCCTCCACTTCCTCTGGACTCCTTACAGTCTCTGCCTCCCCTCTCGCTTGGCTTATCCTCCAGCGAGACCCTGCTGGCAGTAATGATCAACTCCACAGCTCCCACAGTCTTTGGCTTCACGAGCTGGAGCTCTGTGTTGCCGGTGTGCCACGGAGAGCTGGCCCTGTCTGCTGCACTGTTAGAggagctcagacagaaactggacCAGACTTTGGTGCAAATGACAGATCTAATCAGAGAGGAAGAGGTTTCACCGGGAGCCAAGGAAAGCCTGGGGAGGCTCAAAGAACTGAGTGCGTTACAGAAGAAAGAACATGCCACAG GAGGGAGTCAGTTCCGTGCGTTTCTTCTGCTGAAGGCTCTGCAGACGGTGGCCCAAACGTACGACGCGCAAAGAAAACTGCGGGCCACAAGAGCAGACCCCAGTTCGTCAGTGAGGGGCAGCGTCTGTGGGCTGAGGGCTCTCACCGTGTCCCTGACGAAGCTTCTTGTCGGCCCAAGCAGCGCAAACATTAACAATTGCCACGGCTCCTGCGCGTTCCCTCTGACCAACGGCAACAACCACGCCATCCTGCTCAACTCCCACATCGAGAGCGGCAACGCGGGTGAGCGTTCGCCCTGCTGCGTGCCCGTGGCCTACGAAGCTCTGGAGGTGGTGGACTGGAACGCAGATGGGACCTTCATCTCAATCAAGCCAGATGCGGTTGCGAGAGAGTGTGGATGCCGCTAG